Genomic DNA from Theobroma cacao cultivar B97-61/B2 chromosome 3, Criollo_cocoa_genome_V2, whole genome shotgun sequence:
GTGGTACTCCCCCTACAGCATCCACCCCACCACCCACCTCCATGACACCTCCCCCTACAGCATCCACCCCACCACCCACCTCCACGACACCTCCCCCAGCTATGACTCCAACTTCCGCACCCCCACCGGCCACGTCCAGCCCTCCTTCCATGACTCCAACAAGCCCAATGGCTCCTAGCCCATCATCAACTCCAATGGCCCCGAGCCCATCATCTACCCCTATGGCACCAAGCCCATCAATAAGCTCGCCACCTGCACCTTCCATAGCTTCTCCTCCTGGACCAGCGGGAGCCGATAATCCAGCAGCATCAGGACCTTCTCCCTCTACTGCTCCGCCTCCTTCCGTTACGGCTTCGCCAAGCTTTGCTGCTTCTACACGTGAATACAGCATGTCCTTGTTAGCATTGCTCGGAGGAGTTGCACTCTTTGTTTAGGACACagtttttttccaaaatttttaatcttttttcttttgtttattttatgtaGATCAAGCTGTTCACTgtgtattcttttttttttggttacattctctctctctctggtTGATTCTTGGAGCTGCATTTGTGATTTGCGAGGTGCCTTTATTTTTGAAGATTTACATTGAATGTTACAGCTCTTTTGTAGCATTTTGACTTAGCCTAATAAAGAGAGACTTTGTGATTCTTGTTTTGCGTTACTCTAATAAgtcttaattattttcttttctttgtgatTCTGGATATTGTTTTGCTTAGACTTTaccataaaagaaaagaaaaatcgaATATTAGACTATCCATCTTGATTTTTGATaaagaaaatggagaaaataaggggaaaaaaaactGAAATGGCAGGTTAATTTTATGGCCATTCAATCAAGTTATTTTCATTGTTTAGGCAAGCGTCAGATACGGAGACTTTTTTCACCATGCCCTTGCCAGTTTAGACTTAGAGGATGAGATGGAAAAAACATTTGATTACCACTAAACTATGTGTTGATTCACAAAGTTCAAATGATTATATTCTAATCCATTATGAATTTACTCAGTCCATTACAATT
This window encodes:
- the LOC18606185 gene encoding lysine-rich arabinogalactan protein 19, with translation MARSRAMLALTLVLALISCSVAQSPSAAPTMPPSSSTAPPTGGTPPTASTPPPTSMTPPPTASTPPPTSTTPPPAMTPTSAPPPATSSPPSMTPTSPMAPSPSSTPMAPSPSSTPMAPSPSISSPPAPSIASPPGPAGADNPAASGPSPSTAPPPSVTASPSFAASTREYSMSLLALLGGVALFV